A region from the Spea bombifrons isolate aSpeBom1 chromosome 7, aSpeBom1.2.pri, whole genome shotgun sequence genome encodes:
- the CCDC14 gene encoding coiled-coil domain-containing protein 14, producing the protein MARAGGRAGKVVSSARLAGPARLSTAKKRLTTRKVSAASVDSGYSLYSTDSEDQVQVINKGLDRCAALLQDILQNDVKDNTRQNPAHRTAFPRGGARPPAAKVKKNLTKKTTTASHVHKEIVSVKQCVPPARHNSEVKPTGSCGPPRVPSPHSPVAQPALCEHVQTRMSRLKLDQGPDSVTLYNYRLPCSTPALSPQHTSNPQGCGHNGYHQVLPQGGAAVFPSSLATTGPVPPAVCYVTAPGQHGSPVPAGCPQTYQANTLPNLSDTQIRESDLLQCVAAHLAQLQHSATIRRDIQKPAYAADPTSERDEPAKDTDELSSEEDNHIALNVAPGQDISCQTSFDKSFKPKKSSPEKKIKTVKYLLGEIKSLVAEQDDGDAFRLIAELERSLSLLPAVVGSTNVHAEIALALQPLRSENAQLRRRLRILNQQLRDCEKHSRSDFEVTSLQSMNVTLQHQLAESQKSLESLQSKNEELLKIIDTQRAENKTFAQIIQEKEREVLGVHQQNEIAATRAKIDLEEALGKMKGVQFKLESAEKENQILEITLRQRDTEVSRLRELTRTLQGSMAKLLCDLRKDSGKTKSGNTLTQSLLDSYEKQLQEDPCPASTSVISYLKQLETDQVLPSTEPIFAAKPSPCDIAAKSSKRCAALALPASKAPDHARQNTNSFRPPSTRRPETHRSDAGSGSCMSLYDEYKPDETSYLPLASTPQKATVVKDQMRMCTPPRAGPGARDYETSCTYTKPLGFEVAGDLETARDFKLSLQNFSQNLERSVRADEANSKTEPLKKAVAGRPSAVHPPGTGLEDRHPDHSMYELLSAKSDWTVTTFSTFTSHDEQDFRTGLAALDANIAKLQRTLQAGAAKK; encoded by the exons ATGGCAAGAGCTGGTGGCAGAGCCGGCAAG GTGGTTTCTTCCGCGCGGCTGGCGGGACCGGCTCGACTGTCAACCGCTAAAAAACG GCTCACAACAAGGAAAGTGTCCGCCGCGTCTGTGGATTCTGGCTACTCGTTGTACTCCACGGACTCCGAGGACCAG GTTCAGGTTATAAACAAAGGACTGGATCGCTGCGCTGCTTTGCTGCAGGACATTCTCCAGAATGATGTTAAAG ACAACACACGGCAGAATCCGGCTCACCGGACAGCGTTTCCACGAGGCGGTGCCAGGCCACCTGCTGCaaaggtgaaaaaaaacctcacaaagAAAACAACCACCGCTTCGCACGTTCACAAGGAAATAG TGTCTGTGAAGCAATGTGTGCCCCCTGCAAGGCATAACTCTGAGGTAAAGCCCACCGGTTCATGCGGCCCGCCTCGTGTGCCCTCTCCGCATTCCCCAGTCGCTCAGCCAGCACTCTGTGAACACGTCCAGACGCGGATGTCTCGTCTGAAGCTGGATCAGG GTCCTGACAGCGTTACCCTCTATAACTATCGTTTGCCTTGTTCCACGCCAGCATTGTCCCCTCAACACACAAGCAATCCCCAG ggCTGTGGCCATAACGGTTACCACCAAGTCCTGCCACAAGGGGGAGCAGCTGTCTTTCCGTCCAGCTTGGCCACTACTGGCCCTGTTCCTCCTGCCGTGTGTTATGTGACAGCACCTGGACAGCACGGTTCACCCGTCCCCGCTGGCTGCCCACAAACCTACCAAGCCAACACATTGCCGAACCTCAGCGACACACAGATCAGAGAATCGGACCTACTTCAATGTGTGGCGGCCCACTTGGCTCAGCTACAGCACTCGGCAACCATCAGACGCGATATTCAAAAACCAGCGTATGCAGCAGACCCCACTTCTGAAAGGGACGAGCCCGCCAAGGACACAGATGAGCTCTCCAGTGAAGAAGACAACCACATCGCCTTAAATGTGGCTCCTGGGCAAGACATCAGCTGCCAGACGAGCTTTGACAAGAGCTTCAAGCCCAAAAAGAGCAGCccagagaaaaaaattaaaaccgtGAAATATCTCCTTGGAGAGATAAAGTCTTTGGTGGCAGAACAAG ATGACGGAGACGCCTTTCGGCTGATTGCAGAGCTGGAGCGCAGTTTGTCTTTGCTGCCCGCTGTAGTTGGAAGCACGAATGTTCATGCAGAAATCGCTCTGGCCCTCCAGCCGCTGAGAAGCGAGAACGCTCAACTCCGGAG ACGCTTGAGGATTCTCAATCAGCAGCTCCGTGATTGTGAAAAACACTCGAGATCCGACTTTGAAG TGACCTCTCTTCAGTCCATGAATGTGACGTTACAGCACCAGCTGGCTGAGTCTCAGAAGAGCCTCGAATCTCTGCAGAGCAAAAATGAAGAGCTTCTGAAGATCATCGATACCCAAAGGGCTGAAAATAAAACGTTTGCTCAGATTATTCAGGAGAAGGAGCGAGAGGTGCTGGGAGTACATCAACAAAACGAGATAGCGGCTACACGAGCCAAGATAG ATCTTGAAGAGGCTTTGGGGAAAATGAAAGGCGTTCAGTTTAAACTGGAATCCGCAGAAAAGGAAAATCAGATTTTAGAAATAACCCTGCGTCAGAGGGACACGGAAGTGAGCCGGCTCAGGGAGCTGACCAG GACATTGCAGGGTAGTATGGCAAAACTGCTATGCGACCTCAGGAAGGACAGCGGTAAAACAAAGTCCGGGAACACTCTGACGCAGTCTCTTCTGGACAGTTATGAGAAGCAGCTGCAGGAGGATCCGTGTCCCGCGAGCACGTCTGTAATCAGTTACCTGAAGCAACTGGAGACGGACCAAGTCCTCCCCAGCACCGAGCCGATCTTTGCTGCGAAGCCTAGTCCCTGTGACATCGCTGCAAAGAGCTCCAAGCGGTGCGCGGCTCTGGCTCTTCCAGCCAGTAAGGCTCCTGACCATGCGCGCCAAAACACTAACAGCTTCCGGCCGCCCTCCACCCGGCGTCCTGAAACCCACCGATCGGATGCGGGGAGCGGCTCCTGCATGTCCCTTTATGATGAGTACAAACCCGATGAGACTTCTTACCTACCGCTGGCCAGCACCCCCCAAAAAGCAACAGTGGTCAAAGACCAAATGCGCATGTGCACCCCACCCAGAGCTGGCCCCGGGGCCAGAGACTATGAGACCAGCTGTACGTACACAAAGCCCCTTGGGTTTGAGGTAGCGGGGGATTTAGAGACAGCTCGAGACTTTAAGCTGTCCCTGCAGAATTTCTCACAGAATTTAGAGCGGAGCGTAAGGGCCGACGAAGCCAATTCCAAGACGGAGCCTCTGAAAAAGGCTGTAGCCGGCCGACCATCCGCGGTGCATCCTCCCGGCACGGGGCTTGAGGATCGGCATCCCGACCACTCCATGTATGAGCTGCTCTCAGCGAAGTCCGACTGGACCGTGACCACGTTCTCCACGTTCACCTCCCACGACGAGCAGGATTTCAGGACCGGCCTGGCGGCTCTGGATGCCAATATAGCAAAATTACAGAGGACGTTGCAGGCTGGAGCAGCAAAAAAGTGA
- the LOC128501921 gene encoding CD151 antigen-like: MQKVGPPDRLLCVKAVLFCVILIFWVTGVVLISVGAYVQLRLSDVSVILTETSSGAPLVLTIVGMVIFFLSGFGALAALRESSSLVKSFSVVMLVIFVVEVIVGISAYSYRDRLQSNVSQRFLKVLGKYRLDPEITNAVDNVQQEFLCCGANNFTDWLNSTSTLSATSVPQSCCRRVQPRCGENPLENTEKIYQEGCVVKMKSWISEHIGVIGAVALGLGISQIFGILLSWLFVRILQENYVSM, from the exons ATGCAGAAGGTCGGCCCCCCGGACCGGCTGCTCTGCGTTAAGGCCGTTCTGTTCTGCGTTATTTTGATCTTTTGG GTGACCGGCGTGGTGCTGATCTCCGTGGGCGCGTATGTCCAGCTCAGGCTGTCCGATGTGTCTGTGATTTTGACCGAGACGTCGTCGGGGGCTCCCCTGGTCCTGACCATCGTGGGGATGGTCATCTTCTTCCTGTCCGGCTTCGGAGCCCTGGCTGCCCTGAGAGAGAGCAGCAGCCTCGTTAAAAGC TTTTCGGTCGTCATGCTGGTGATCTTCGTGGTGGAGGTCATCGTAGGGATCTCGGCGTACTCCTACAGGGACCGG CTTCAGAGTAACGTTTCTCAAAGATTTCTTAAGGTTCTTGGCAAATACAGACTGGATCCAGAAATAACCAACGCTGTGGATAACGTCCAGCAGGAG TTCCTCTGCTGTGGTGCAAACAACTTTACGGACTGGCTTAACAGCACCAGCACCTTGTCTGCCACGTCGGTGCCACAAAGCTGCTGCAGGAGGGTCCAGCCGAGGTGTGGTGAGAACCCCCTGGAGAACACGGAGAAAATATACCAAGAG GGTTGCGTTGTGAAGATGAAGAGCTGGATATCTGAGCACATCGGTGTCATCGGAGCCGTGGCGCTGGGGCTCGGGATCTCCCAG ATATTTGGAATTCTCCTTTCCTGGCTGTTTGTGAGGATCCTCCAAGAaaactatgtttctatgtaa